The following are encoded in a window of Hemitrygon akajei chromosome 24, sHemAka1.3, whole genome shotgun sequence genomic DNA:
- the LOC140716050 gene encoding cytochrome c oxidase subunit 6B1-like → MASIEERISQYRTAPFDARFPNTNQTRNCYQNYLDYHRCQKALTAQGKDVSVCEWYNRVYKSLCPRSWVNKWDDQRESGSFPGKI, encoded by the exons ATGGCAAGCATCGAGGAACGCATCAGCCAGTACCGGACGGCGCCCTTTGACGCCAGGTTCCCCAACACCAACCAGACTCGCAACTGCTACCAGAACTACCTGG ACTATCATCGCTGCCAGAAGGCTCTGACTGCTCAGGGCAAGGACGTGTCCGTGTGTGAGTGGTATAACAGGGTATATAAATCCCTGTGCCCCAGATCTTGG GTTAACAAATGGGATGATCAGAGGGAGTCGGGAAGCTTCCCTGGGAAGATCTGA